In Synechocystis sp. PCC 6714, the following are encoded in one genomic region:
- a CDS encoding DUF5942 domain-containing protein, with the protein MIKRFFLTILFLAGLWFALNLYLQHHGLAHRGNYDSLIINFRNDIPTQTLTADIQAIDEKLEKTVDFNSIFSIKNYVYTVKGDGEDLKRLRRSPLMKEVDYVEPNYVYQTLEIPNDPEYSKQWNLRAIAMESAWDGSKGEGVTVAVIDTGVTRVPDLRQTEFVSGYNFVDDNRDTTDYNGHGTHVAGTIAQATNNEYGVAGVAPKAKIMPLKVLGDNGGGTVADIAEAIIYAADNGASVINMSLGGGGESKTLADAIDYAYSKGVVIIAAAGNEGQNAAAYPGRYPKVISVAATDATGNKADYSNYGAGVDIAAPGGSSDGKDGKILQETIDPDTREPVLMGFQGTSMAAPHVAGTAALIQSVQLQQAKVGLSSGASDKLTVAEVSEPEAVLKILKASARSVPNDSLNYYGAGHLNAGEAVKQAHQGQVSFRDFMRWLRDNGYLNPIFWFDGGAVTFLPKLAMVLGSYLLVLLLRIYLPLQFTWPFNWGLIFGSSGLFFLQGLYIFDLPQWPFRAMGSSLPELGNSLPGTGLLNPFFASALIPIALLLLLLGNPSGKQWSLGVCFGVTVFLLAAAFLGTPLWLIGTGNMAIAFLVVNALICLGLGSLAAKGEH; encoded by the coding sequence ATGATCAAACGTTTTTTCCTCACTATTCTGTTTTTAGCTGGGCTGTGGTTTGCCCTCAACCTCTACCTCCAACACCACGGTTTGGCCCACCGCGGCAATTACGACAGTTTGATCATTAATTTCAGAAATGATATTCCCACCCAAACCCTAACGGCGGATATCCAGGCCATCGACGAGAAGTTGGAAAAGACGGTGGATTTTAACAGTATTTTTTCAATTAAAAATTATGTTTACACCGTTAAAGGTGACGGGGAGGATTTAAAACGTCTCCGGCGATCGCCTTTGATGAAGGAGGTGGATTACGTCGAGCCCAATTATGTTTACCAGACCCTGGAAATTCCCAATGATCCCGAATACAGTAAGCAGTGGAATCTACGGGCGATCGCCATGGAATCGGCCTGGGATGGTAGTAAGGGAGAAGGGGTGACAGTGGCGGTGATTGATACCGGGGTAACCAGGGTTCCAGATTTGCGACAGACGGAATTTGTGAGTGGCTATAACTTTGTGGACGATAACCGCGACACCACTGACTACAACGGCCATGGCACCCATGTGGCGGGAACCATCGCCCAGGCAACCAACAATGAATACGGGGTGGCCGGGGTGGCCCCCAAAGCTAAAATTATGCCCCTGAAAGTGTTGGGGGACAACGGCGGCGGCACCGTGGCGGACATTGCCGAAGCGATTATCTATGCGGCGGATAACGGGGCCAGTGTCATTAATATGAGCTTAGGGGGCGGTGGTGAAAGTAAAACCTTGGCCGACGCCATTGACTACGCCTACAGCAAAGGGGTGGTAATCATTGCGGCGGCGGGTAATGAAGGACAAAATGCAGCGGCTTACCCCGGTCGGTACCCGAAGGTGATCAGCGTTGCGGCCACCGATGCCACAGGCAATAAAGCCGACTATTCCAATTACGGTGCAGGGGTAGACATTGCCGCTCCCGGGGGCAGTAGTGATGGCAAGGACGGCAAAATTCTCCAAGAAACCATTGACCCCGATACCAGGGAGCCAGTGCTGATGGGTTTCCAGGGCACAAGTATGGCGGCTCCCCATGTGGCCGGTACGGCGGCGTTGATCCAATCAGTGCAACTACAGCAGGCTAAGGTGGGTTTGTCCTCCGGAGCCTCTGACAAGTTAACGGTGGCCGAAGTGTCGGAGCCAGAAGCTGTCCTGAAAATCCTCAAAGCCTCCGCCCGCTCTGTGCCCAACGATAGTTTGAACTATTACGGTGCGGGCCATCTCAACGCTGGGGAAGCGGTCAAGCAAGCCCACCAGGGCCAGGTTTCCTTCCGGGACTTCATGCGCTGGTTGCGGGATAACGGCTACCTCAATCCCATTTTTTGGTTTGACGGGGGAGCTGTGACCTTTCTGCCCAAATTGGCCATGGTGTTGGGCTCATACTTGTTGGTGTTGCTGTTGCGGATTTATTTACCACTCCAATTTACCTGGCCCTTCAACTGGGGATTAATCTTCGGTAGCTCCGGCTTATTTTTTCTACAGGGTTTGTACATTTTTGACTTGCCCCAATGGCCTTTCCGCGCCATGGGTAGTTCTTTGCCGGAATTGGGCAACAGTCTCCCCGGCACAGGCTTGTTAAACCCATTTTTTGCCAGTGCCCTCATTCCCATTGCCTTACTACTTTTACTGCTTGGTAATCCCAGTGGTAAACAGTGGTCTTTGGGAGTTTGTTTTGGGGTAACGGTCTTCCTCTTAGCCGCCGCTTTCCTAGGCACTCCCCTCTGGCTCATTGGCACCGGCAATATGGCGATCGCCTTTTTGGTGGTCAATGCTCTAATTTGTTTGGGATTGGGCTCCCTAGCGGCAAAGGGAGAGCATTAG
- a CDS encoding ammonium transporter, protein MSNSILSKLNVGERSPVNRTHSSRTEAEKSSLFRFVRRKINSPWLACVPLTALIVAVWNAAAIAQETEIVNITVESVNENVATLQGTLNAIWILIAAILVIFMNAGFGMLETGLCRQKNAVNILTKNLIVFALATIAYWAIGFSLMFGSSGNPFFGFGGFFLGGDHSNYGLSPFPEGLPVAVFFLFQVAFSATAATIVSGAVAERIKFNEFLIFSVLLVGIAYPITGHWVWDAGGWLYTMGFMDFAGSTVVHSVGGWAALAGALMLGPRLGKFVDGRPGAIPGHNMGFAMLGCLILWIGWFGFNPGSQLAADEACAYIAVTTNLAASAGGLTATFTSWIKDGKPDLTMVINGVLAGLVGVTAGCAGVSYWGSVIIGGIAGILVVYSVAFFDKIKIDDPVGAISVHLVNGIWGTLAVGFFNMEKGLFYGGGINQLIIQIVGILAIGAFTAIFSFVVWAILKQTMGIRVSAEEEMIGLDIGEHGMEAYTGFVKETDSFGSAVSGAAVSE, encoded by the coding sequence ATGTCTAATTCGATATTGTCTAAACTAAATGTGGGTGAGAGGAGTCCTGTTAATCGGACACATTCCTCGCGTACGGAGGCAGAAAAATCCTCTCTTTTTCGCTTTGTACGCCGTAAAATTAATTCTCCCTGGTTAGCCTGTGTCCCCTTGACGGCGCTAATTGTGGCGGTGTGGAATGCCGCGGCGATCGCCCAAGAAACGGAAATCGTCAACATCACCGTTGAAAGTGTTAACGAAAATGTTGCCACTCTCCAGGGAACCCTCAATGCCATCTGGATTTTGATAGCCGCCATTCTGGTTATCTTCATGAATGCTGGTTTCGGCATGCTGGAAACCGGCCTTTGTCGTCAGAAAAATGCCGTCAACATCCTGACTAAAAACCTGATCGTTTTTGCCCTAGCCACCATAGCCTACTGGGCGATCGGTTTTTCCCTCATGTTCGGCAGCAGTGGCAATCCCTTCTTTGGTTTCGGGGGATTTTTCCTCGGTGGTGACCATTCCAACTATGGGTTGAGTCCATTTCCGGAAGGCTTGCCAGTGGCAGTATTTTTCCTATTCCAGGTTGCATTCTCCGCCACTGCCGCCACCATTGTTTCCGGTGCTGTAGCTGAACGGATCAAGTTCAATGAGTTTTTGATCTTTAGTGTTTTGTTGGTTGGCATTGCCTATCCCATCACCGGTCACTGGGTTTGGGACGCAGGCGGCTGGCTCTACACCATGGGTTTCATGGACTTTGCCGGCTCCACCGTGGTCCACTCCGTGGGAGGTTGGGCCGCCCTAGCTGGAGCCTTAATGTTGGGGCCTCGTCTGGGTAAATTTGTCGATGGCCGTCCCGGTGCCATTCCTGGCCATAACATGGGCTTTGCCATGCTCGGTTGTCTGATTCTTTGGATCGGCTGGTTTGGTTTTAACCCCGGTTCCCAGTTGGCGGCCGATGAGGCCTGTGCCTACATTGCCGTTACCACTAACCTCGCTGCCTCTGCCGGTGGTTTAACCGCTACTTTCACCTCTTGGATCAAAGATGGGAAACCTGATTTGACCATGGTGATTAACGGTGTTCTGGCCGGTCTGGTGGGGGTAACCGCCGGTTGTGCTGGGGTATCCTACTGGGGTTCAGTAATCATTGGCGGTATTGCCGGAATCTTGGTGGTGTATTCCGTTGCCTTTTTTGACAAGATCAAAATTGATGACCCCGTGGGTGCCATCTCCGTCCACTTGGTCAACGGTATCTGGGGAACCCTAGCAGTGGGGTTCTTTAACATGGAGAAGGGTCTGTTCTACGGCGGTGGCATCAACCAGCTAATCATCCAAATTGTTGGTATTTTAGCAATCGGTGCTTTCACCGCCATCTTTAGCTTTGTTGTCTGGGCTATCCTCAAGCAAACCATGGGCATCCGGGTGTCCGCCGAAGAGGAAATGATCGGTTTGGACATCGGCGAACATGGCATGGAAGCTTACACTGGCTTTGTCAAGGAAACGGATTCCTTTGGTAGTGCTGTTTCCGGCGCCGCTGTGTCCGAATAG
- the hemE gene encoding uroporphyrinogen decarboxylase codes for MTEANDLPYLLRVARGEIVKRPPVWMMRQAGRYMKVYRDLRDKHPSFRERSENPDLAIEISLQPWRAFQPDGVIMFSDILTPLPGIGIPFDIIESKGPIIDPPIRTQAQVDQLHALDPESSLPFIKTILGTLRKEVGNQSTVLGFVGAPWTLAAYAIEGKSSKDYKIIKQMAFSEPAILHSFLDKIAEAIAVYVRYQIDCGAQLVQLFDSWAGQLSPQDYDTFALPYQQKVVKLVKETHPDTPLILYISGSAGILERMGKSGVDIVSVDWTVDMADARQRLGKEMKVQGNMDPGVLFGSQAFIKERILDTVRKAGQGGHIFNLGHGVLVGTPEDNVRFFFETAKQVDQLL; via the coding sequence ATGACAGAAGCAAATGATCTGCCCTATCTTCTGCGGGTAGCCAGGGGTGAAATAGTCAAGCGTCCCCCAGTGTGGATGATGCGGCAAGCTGGCCGTTATATGAAAGTCTATCGAGATCTGCGGGATAAACATCCTAGCTTCCGGGAACGTTCCGAAAATCCCGACCTAGCCATTGAGATTTCCCTGCAACCCTGGCGGGCGTTTCAACCCGATGGGGTAATCATGTTTTCCGACATTCTAACCCCTCTGCCCGGCATTGGCATTCCCTTCGACATCATCGAAAGCAAAGGCCCCATCATCGATCCCCCCATCCGGACCCAAGCCCAGGTGGATCAACTCCATGCCCTGGATCCCGAATCTAGCCTACCCTTTATCAAAACTATTTTAGGAACGTTGCGGAAGGAAGTGGGCAACCAATCCACTGTGCTAGGTTTTGTTGGTGCCCCCTGGACGTTAGCTGCCTATGCCATTGAGGGTAAAAGCTCCAAAGATTACAAAATAATCAAGCAAATGGCCTTTTCTGAACCGGCCATTCTCCACAGTTTCCTCGATAAAATTGCCGAGGCGATCGCCGTTTATGTGCGCTATCAAATCGACTGTGGTGCCCAACTGGTGCAATTATTTGACTCCTGGGCTGGGCAGTTAAGTCCCCAGGATTACGACACTTTTGCTTTGCCCTATCAACAAAAAGTAGTCAAACTTGTCAAAGAAACCCATCCCGACACACCGTTAATCCTTTATATCAGCGGCAGTGCGGGAATTTTGGAGCGCATGGGCAAATCCGGGGTAGACATTGTCAGTGTGGACTGGACAGTGGACATGGCCGATGCCCGCCAACGCCTCGGTAAAGAGATGAAAGTCCAAGGCAATATGGACCCCGGCGTACTCTTTGGTTCCCAAGCCTTCATTAAAGAACGAATTTTAGACACTGTCCGTAAAGCCGGCCAAGGCGGCCACATTTTCAACCTCGGCCACGGTGTTTTGGTGGGCACCCCCGAAGATAACGTGCGCTTCTTTTTTGAAACGGCCAAGCAGGTGGACCAATTGCTGTAA
- a CDS encoding DUF2499 domain-containing protein codes for MNALSIPTWMVHVSSVIEWMVAIALVSRYATREGYGHWRILSWAMVPALVSAMCACTWHFFDNASQLNWLVTIQALTTVLGNITLCLAAWWIYRQSALPSAPKS; via the coding sequence ATGAATGCTCTTTCAATTCCCACGTGGATGGTCCATGTTTCCAGTGTTATTGAATGGATGGTGGCGATCGCCTTGGTGAGTCGCTATGCCACTAGGGAGGGTTATGGCCACTGGCGGATTTTGTCCTGGGCAATGGTGCCGGCCCTGGTGAGTGCCATGTGTGCCTGCACTTGGCATTTTTTTGATAATGCGAGTCAGTTAAATTGGCTAGTAACTATCCAGGCGTTGACTACGGTGCTTGGCAACATCACCCTTTGTCTAGCGGCCTGGTGGATTTATCGTCAATCAGCCCTGCCCTCTGCCCCCAAGTCCTGA
- a CDS encoding bifunctional 4-hydroxy-2-oxoglutarate aldolase/2-dehydro-3-deoxy-phosphogluconate aldolase yields MSALRSPWLEILHKHRAIAVIRTDCLDLSVQLARVAIEAGMGLVEITWNSDQPEKTIEQLRHQFPHCAIGTGTVLSRRDLLQAVASGAQFCFTPHNDSELITTAVAHALPIIPGAFSPTEIVQAWQRGAAAVKVFPIQALGGVDYIKALQGPLGQIPLIPTGGVTLDNAQAFLRAGAIAVGLSGQLFPRHLVQAQAWPEIGHRIHTLVEQLQNSPN; encoded by the coding sequence ATATCCGCCCTTCGATCGCCATGGTTAGAGATTTTGCACAAACATCGGGCGATCGCTGTTATCCGCACCGATTGTCTAGATCTAAGTGTGCAACTGGCCCGGGTGGCCATTGAGGCGGGCATGGGATTGGTGGAAATTACCTGGAATAGCGACCAACCGGAAAAAACCATTGAACAACTACGTCATCAATTTCCCCATTGTGCCATTGGCACTGGTACAGTGCTTAGTCGGAGGGATTTACTCCAAGCTGTGGCCAGTGGAGCTCAGTTTTGTTTCACTCCCCACAACGATTCAGAACTGATTACCACCGCCGTCGCCCACGCCTTACCCATTATCCCCGGTGCTTTTTCCCCTACGGAAATTGTCCAAGCATGGCAAAGGGGAGCCGCTGCCGTCAAAGTATTTCCCATTCAAGCCCTAGGGGGGGTGGACTACATCAAAGCTCTCCAGGGGCCCCTCGGACAAATTCCCCTCATTCCCACCGGAGGGGTAACCCTAGACAATGCCCAAGCTTTTCTCCGGGCCGGGGCGATCGCCGTCGGTTTATCTGGACAACTCTTCCCCCGCCACCTAGTGCAAGCCCAAGCCTGGCCAGAAATTGGCCATCGAATTCACACCCTGGTCGAGCAGTTACAAAATAGCCCCAATTAA
- a CDS encoding DUF3593 domain-containing protein: MDLSSISPALCPQVLMELNQIFAKENLFAVSLFPYLGFLWFLRRSPQTPKLVMVGFYVLLVFVLVTIPAGLYAESHYQAQLADVDWLHGSAEVFLSLSNLLVVFGFLQGLAQKSEEK; the protein is encoded by the coding sequence GTGGATTTATCGTCAATCAGCCCTGCCCTCTGCCCCCAAGTCCTGATGGAACTTAACCAAATTTTTGCCAAGGAAAATCTTTTTGCCGTTTCCCTTTTTCCCTATCTCGGCTTCCTTTGGTTTCTACGGCGATCGCCGCAAACACCGAAGCTAGTAATGGTGGGGTTTTACGTTTTACTGGTCTTTGTTTTAGTAACTATCCCCGCTGGACTTTATGCCGAAAGCCATTACCAAGCTCAGTTGGCAGATGTGGACTGGCTTCATGGTAGTGCAGAGGTATTTTTATCCCTGTCCAACCTGCTGGTGGTTTTTGGCTTTCTCCAGGGTCTAGCCCAAAAGTCCGAAGAAAAGTGA